The Ahaetulla prasina isolate Xishuangbanna chromosome 14, ASM2864084v1, whole genome shotgun sequence genome segment ctttagttgaaggggttttccccgccgccttgaaggaggcggtggtgagacctctcctgaagaagccttccctggacccagctattttgggaaattatcgtccagtctccaaccttcgcttttagcgaaggttgtagaaatgtggttgcatggcagcttcccggcacctggaggaagctgtctatctagacccgttcagtccggcttccggccggttatagcacggagacggctttggtcgcgttggtggatgacctctggagggccagggacaggggctgttcctctgccttggtcctattagatctttcagcggcttttgataccatcgaccatggtatcctgctgcgccggttggagggattgggagtgggaggcaccgtttatcggtggttctcctcctatctctctgaccggtcgcagtcggtgttgacaggggggcagaggtcgtcctcgaggggcctcacttgtggggtaccccaggggtcgattctctcgcctaccctgttcaacatctacatgaagccgctgggtgaggtcatcagtgggttcggggtgagttatcatctgtacgctgatgacactcagctgtacttttccaccccggaccaccccaacgaagcggtcgaagtgctgtcccggtgcctggaagccgtacgggtctggatggggagaaacagactcaagctcaatccctccaagacggagtggctgtggattccggcaccccggtacagtcagctgcatccgcagctgactgttgaagcagttagtggccccaaaggaggtggttcgcaacttgggcgtcctcctggatggccggctgtcctttgaggaacatctggcagccgtcaccaggagggctttttaccaagttcgcttggttcgccagttgcgtcccttccttgaccgggatgccttatgcacggtcactcacgctctggttacgtctcggctggattattgcaatgctctctacatggggctgcccttgaggtgcacccggaggctgcagttagtccagaatgcagctgcgcgagtggtaatgggagccgctcgaggctcccacgtaacaccactactgcacggcttgcactggcttcctgtggtctttcgggtgcgcttcaagatcctggttaccacctttaaagcgctccatggcttaggacccgggtacttacgagaccgcctgctgttaccgtatgcctcccatcgacccgtacgctctcacagagagggccttctcagggtgccgtccgccaaacaatgtcggctggcggctcccaggggtagggccttctctgtgggagcaccgacgctctggaacgaactcccctggcttcgtcaagttcctgatcttggaccttccgtcgtgagctaaaaacatacttatttattcaagcaggactggcataaatagtgattttaaattggggttttagagattttaaacatttgtaaattttttaatttttaaattatcggccatttattaatagtttcttttaatttcttttaattgtatatactctgtattttatttcggctgtacaccgccctgagtccttcgggagaagggcggtataaaaatctaataaaactaaactaaactaaactaaactaattttaagatgggttttattaaaattatagttctaaatttttgcttcagcttaattgaattagatttttaaattgcttttaatttttgtgtaatctgtttttatttggctgtgaactgccctgagtccttcgggagaagggcggtatataaattaaataaataaataaataaataaaaattaagcctAAAACGGCAAGAGGCCCCTCAGCAAGAAGGGTGGCCCTATGGCAGGCATTGCCCAGTATGTCAAGGGCCAGCCACCAGCAAGCAGGTAGAGTGTAGCCAGGCTTCTCCAGTGCTTGGGTGGCTGGCCTTGGGCAGTGCTTGGATGCTACTCCAGAGCTTGGCTTGCCCGGCACAATGCCGTAGGTGGGGCTTGCCCTGACCCACTCCTTAAACTGGTCCCGTTGCAAGTTCCAGTCAAGGCAGACCTCTGGTCCATGTCCCGTCAGCTGTGTGGGACTACAAATCCCAGCATCCCTACTTGGCCAAAATAAGGCTTCCACGGGGGCACCTGGCCTGGCTCTGCATGCCCCCACCTCGCCTGTGCCACAGCCTTCGCGTCAGTCGGggagcctcccccaccccatttctCGCTGGTTCCCCCTGGAGATGCCCGCCCTGGCAGCTGCTCTGGGGAGCAAGGCAGCTAGGCCATCCTGGCGGGGAGAGGCCgggctcttcctcctcccctccagaGCGAACGGCCCTCGGGAAGGCAGGAGAGGCTCAGCCACTTCGCCCCCCTCGCAGACTCCCACCTGGGGGCCGCCAAGAGCCCCGGACCGCCCGCCGCGAGTTCCGAGCGCCCGGTCAGCGGAGCGCTCGGGCCGGGGCTTTCCTCGGCGGCTCTGCCGGCCGGCACTGCTGCTCAGGGCGGCGCGGCAACCGCGGCGAATCGCCCTTTGTTTACATGGGCCGGTGGCTGGCGGAGGCGGCGccggcggagggagggagggaggcgggcggGAGGGAGGCAGCGCTGCGCTCGCCCAGCTGTTTCCCGCCTTGAGCAGACACGCGCAGGGCCAGAGCCGGAGACGCACCGCGGGACCGGCGGACGCGTGCTCGCCGGccgcccgcccccccgcccctcgCGCTCGCCGCCCCGCGCCGGCCCCGATCCCGGCCGGGCATGGAGTACTTCGTGGTGCCCGCGCAGAAGGTGCCCCCGCTGCAGCACTTCAGGAAGACCGAGAAGGAGGTCATCGGCGGGCTGTGCAGGTGGGTGGGTGCGCGCGCCGGGCTGGCGGGCGGCCGGGCTGTGGCGCCGGGCCACCGCGGAGCGCGGGAGGGACGGGGATGGCGGCGGCCGAGCACGTGGGTCTGTTTGCTGGAGCGCGGCGAGCGGCGATTTTCCGGCCCGGGCGGCCCCCGAGGGAGCGGGGACGGGCGGCGGGGCGCTACGGGACCCGCTTTGCTCCGACCCCCGCGAGTCCGCGCGACCCGGCGGGCCTCTCCCAGCCCGCCGCGTGTTTACTGGCAGCGAGGCGGCCGGGCCTGGCCGTGACTGTGCAGCCTCCGAAGGGGCGGGCCTTGCCGCCGCGGGCTGCCGGGACATGTAGTGCCGGGCTCGGCCGGCCACGCCGCGCCGCCGCTGCCTCGCACAAAGGCTGCCCGCCGCTGCACGTGCCGGCCGGGGCGCCGCTCTTTGTGCCCAGCAGCCCGCCTGGCAGTGCGGGTAAAGCAAGCGCGGCGCCGCGGCCCCCCTCGGTGTGTCCGCCCCATGCCAGCTGGGCTGGAAGGCGACCTCCACGTGGGGCGCTACGCGGGGCCGGGCAGGCCGCGGGCGCCTCTGCGGGCCGCTCCAAAGAAGCCCCGATCCGGGAGCGGCTTTTCCCGCTTCTGCTCGCCAGGGGACGCCTCTCCCATCCCCGCCGGCATGCGAGGCGGCCTTTTCCCTGAGGGCCCCGCGGTGCCCGCTGGTCTTCCGCAAGGGCAGCCGAAGCGCGCGGTAGGCGCCCCGGTGCTCCGTGACTGCACCTTTTCACGCAACACAAGGGCCACGTAGCCGGGCCTGCTTCTCCGTTATGCCAAAGTCCACTGATGCGTCGAGGGGGCCCCCGCAGCCATCATCTCGCCTGGGTGGTCGTGGGTGAAGTTCGGGGCTAATTGGGCCCCTCTGGGTCTCCTTAGTGTGGAAATGCTGCTGGAAATGTAACCGCAGGCAAGACATTTTAGCTTGACAGGAGGGTCACGTGTGGCCTGGAAAACGGTCAAAGACATAAAATGGATTGGAAAGTGCTTAAGCGCAGCAATTTGTTGAGGTTCTTGAAAGCCCCACCATGACAACAAAGGGACAGCAGGCACCagcacccccccctccccaaagggcCTCTGGGTTGTTTCGAGGGGCTTGAGCTGCCCTTTTGCCAGCAGTGAGAAGCTCCTCGTAAACCCCCTTAAATAGAGCTGCCCTGTATGCCTCCTCCCTGGATCGCAGGGCATCTCTGAAGCAGCTACCAGAGAGAACCTTCCTGGGCACCACAGACTGGTGTGCCGGAGTTGCGGGGCTGTACTCTGCACTATGAAGGAATCCTAAGGAGCCcccctgggagggagggagtcagGAGTGGCCAAGAGAGGCTGCTGGGCACTAGGGCTGGCCACTGGCTGGGGGAGCCACGAGGGCCCCGTCTCTAACCTGTGCTCATCTGCTGCAGCCTGGCCAACATCCCCCTGACCCCAGAGACGCAGAGGGACCAGGAACGACGGATACGCAGGGAGATCGCCAACAGCAACGAGCGAAGGCGCATGCAGAGCATCAATGCAGGATTTCAGTCCCTGAAAACTCTCATCCCACACACGGACGGGGAGAAGCTCAGCAAGGTGAGAAGCTGAATCTCCCCACTGATCGGAGGTCGCCAGCAAAACTGCAGTAGTGGGGTCGGCAGGGGGTCGAGCAAGTCCCTGTCAGGCCCTGGTGGCGGGTGGGGGCCAACTCACCAGGACTGGGGAGCAAAGGCCTTGGGGCATCATGCTTAGGAAAAAAAGATGGGGGGGCAATGGGCTGAGGAGCCTCCGCAGGTTGAATGCTGCAGCTGAAAGGGAGGACCCAGGGGAGAAAGGGGGTGGGGGCTGGTCCCTGGGGAGCAATGGGGTACATACAGTCAGCTGCTGAAAACCATGGCAATACAGGGAGCCTCGGGGAGCAGAGCATGGGAGGGGAAGTTGGTTGAGCAGAGGGGCTGGCTGCCTtgccttttggggggagggggctgccagGTCTGCACCCTCTGGAGTTCTCTGCTTGTCTCTTCTTTGGTCAGGCAGCGATCCTCCAGCAGACGGCGGAGTATATCTTTTCTCTGGAGCAGGAGAAGACGCGGCTGCTGCAGCAGAACGCTCAACTCAAGCGCTTCATCCAGGTGGGCGCCACGGAGGCCTTGGCTGGGAGGGGCACTCTTTTCCCCTCTGGCTCTTGCACACACCCCTTCAATCTGGGCCTTTTTGGCAGGAGTTCAGCGGATCCTCCCCAAAGCGGCGGCGAGCAGAGGACAAGGACGAAGGCATAGGGTCACCGGACATCTGGGAGGATGAGAAGGCTGAGGACTTGCGTCGGGAGATGATCGAGCTCAGGCAGCAACTAGACAAGGAGCGCTCGGTCCGGATGATGCTGGAGGAGCAGGTGTGCCCTGCGGGTTTGGCGACTggctcactggaggttttctggGCAATGTACCAGTGAAGAGATGCCCCAGGGGGCTGGGGGACAGGGCGAGCAGCCAGAGGCCCCTTCTGCACACAAAGCCTCCCTTGTCCATTGTGGAGGGTGACCAGGTCTTTCTCTGGCTGGCTGATAGGTGCGCTCTTTGGAGGCTCACTTGTACCCGGAGAAGTTGAAGGTGATTGCTCAACAGGTGCAGCTCCAGCAGCAGGAACAGGTGAGGCCACAGCACCCAGAGACACCTGGGCAGCAGAGCTTTGGCAGGGTGAGCGCATGGCTCAGTCAGTCCCCCTCCTGGCCTTTTGCAAACAGGGTTGTGCCATTTCTGGGCCATGGACAACAGGAAGCTGCATCACTGCCTAACCATCCCCAGCAGATGCGCAGGGGAGGGTGGCATATcttgggttaggaaaacaaagttgGGGTATCCAGCTAAGATGGCTATGCCCAAAAGCAGGCCTCACTGAAAAGTTGAGGGTGGCTACAGCGCCCGCCTTGTTGGTTCAGAAGCATCTATAGAGGCTTCTCCATTCACACGCACTTCTAGTTTTTTGTGGCCCTGGAAAGGGGGGACTTCATCCTTGAGGTTCCAGGTGTGGCTCAGGGCTTCTGCGGTCTGGTATTGAGGAGAA includes the following:
- the TFAP4 gene encoding transcription factor AP-4 isoform X1, translated to MPALAAALGSKAARPSWRGEAGLFLLPSRANGPREGRRGSATSPPSQTPTWGPPRAPDRPPRVPSARSAERSGRGFPRRLCRPALLLRAARQPRRIALCLHGPVAGGGGAGGGREGGGREGGSAALAQLFPALSRHAQGQSRRRTAGPADACSPAARPPAPRARRPAPAPIPAGHGVLRGARAEGAPAAALQEDREGGHRRAVQPGQHPPDPRDAEGPGTTDTQGDRQQQRAKAHAEHQCRISVPENSHPTHGRGEAQQAILQQTAEYIFSLEQEKTRLLQQNAQLKRFIQEFSGSSPKRRRAEDKDEGIGSPDIWEDEKAEDLRREMIELRQQLDKERSVRMMLEEQVRSLEAHLYPEKLKVIAQQVQLQQQEQLLPAHGPPAPTQHPTVIVPAPPPPSHHVTVVTMGPSSVINTISTSRQNLDTIVQAIQHIEGTQEKQLLEEEEQRRGAVIVTPARASLDPSNSDTASDLEAEDNDSMEHSKAGMP
- the TFAP4 gene encoding transcription factor AP-4 isoform X3, which codes for MEYFVVPAQKVPPLQHFRKTEKEVIGGLCSLANIPLTPETQRDQERRIRREIANSNERRRMQSINAGFQSLKTLIPHTDGEKLSKAAILQQTAEYIFSLEQEKTRLLQQNAQLKRFIQEFSGSSPKRRRAEDKDEGIGSPDIWEDEKAEDLRREMIELRQQLDKERSVRMMLEEQVRSLEAHLYPEKLKVIAQQVQLQQQEQLLPAHGPPAPTQHPTVIVPAPPPPSHHVTVVTMGPSSVINTISTSRQNLDTIVQAIQHIEGTQEKQLLEEEEQRRGAVIVTPARASLDPSNSDTASDLEAEDNDSMEHSKAGMP
- the TFAP4 gene encoding transcription factor AP-4 isoform X2 — protein: MPAGLEGDLHVGRYAGPGRPRAPLRAAPKKPRSGSGFSRFCSPGDASPIPAGMRGGLFPEGPAVPAGLPQGQPKRAPGQHPPDPRDAEGPGTTDTQGDRQQQRAKAHAEHQCRISVPENSHPTHGRGEAQQAILQQTAEYIFSLEQEKTRLLQQNAQLKRFIQEFSGSSPKRRRAEDKDEGIGSPDIWEDEKAEDLRREMIELRQQLDKERSVRMMLEEQVRSLEAHLYPEKLKVIAQQVQLQQQEQLLPAHGPPAPTQHPTVIVPAPPPPSHHVTVVTMGPSSVINTISTSRQNLDTIVQAIQHIEGTQEKQLLEEEEQRRGAVIVTPARASLDPSNSDTASDLEAEDNDSMEHSKAGMP
- the TFAP4 gene encoding transcription factor AP-4 isoform X4 produces the protein MQSINAGFQSLKTLIPHTDGEKLSKAAILQQTAEYIFSLEQEKTRLLQQNAQLKRFIQEFSGSSPKRRRAEDKDEGIGSPDIWEDEKAEDLRREMIELRQQLDKERSVRMMLEEQVRSLEAHLYPEKLKVIAQQVQLQQQEQLLPAHGPPAPTQHPTVIVPAPPPPSHHVTVVTMGPSSVINTISTSRQNLDTIVQAIQHIEGTQEKQLLEEEEQRRGAVIVTPARASLDPSNSDTASDLEAEDNDSMEHSKAGMP